Below is a genomic region from Persicimonas caeni.
CCGGTGTCCTCACTGCGTGCAGCATGCTCTGCGCACTGGCCTCGCCTGCGATGGCTCAACAGGAGCCACCGGCTGAAGCGCAACCCGAGCAAGAAATCGTCGAGCCCACCGAAGCGCAATTGTCGCTCAACGATGACGGCGTGCGCGCGATGATCGAGGGCGACTACGCCGGCGCCATCGCCCAGCTCGAGCGCTCGATTCGCCTCGGCGAAATCAACGTCACCTACCTCAACCTCGGGCGGGCCTACCAGAAGCTGGGGCGCTGCGCCAAAGCGCGCGAGGCGCTCGAGAAGGTCAAGACCGCCCCCGCGGTCCAGGACCCTCCGCCGTCGGAGGTGCGCGCGGTCGCCGACCAGTACTTGGCCGAGTTGGATGAGACGTGCACGGGGGACGACGCGCCCGCCGGCGGCGACACGTCCAAAGACCCGTCGTCGACCATCGAGCCGACGCGTATCGACTCGTCCCCCAATATGCTGGGCTGGGGCACGGCGTTGTCTGGCGTCGCGCTTATCGGCGGCGGCGTGGCGATGCACTTTGTCGCCGAGTCGGAGCGCGCCCCGGTCGTCGATAGCAACGGCGTGGTCACCGACGTCACCCAGCGCGAGGCGGCCGATATCGAAGAGACCGCCGACACCTACGACACCATCGGCCTCGCCATGGGGATCGGTGGCGCCGCGCTGGCCGGTGTCGGGACCTACCTTTTGTTGACCGATGATGCCGAGGGCGGCAGCGGTGACGGCACGACCGTCTGGATCGGCTCGGACAATATCGGAATTAGCTGGACTCATTCTTTCTAGAGACGATCGATGGCCGCAAAAACTGGTGAAAGGCAGTCCTCGCGTTGGTGGGGCCTCCTTGGATGGGCTTGTCTGGTGGCGCTGTGTTGGGGGACGGGTTGCCACACCGACATCGGACTCGAGTCACGACGCTTCGAGTGCGTCTCCGATAACGACTGCCTCGACGGATGGCACTGCAGCCCGGACGAGATGGTCTGTGTCGAGGGCGCGTTGGTGCCGTCCGATGCCGGCGACGTCTCCGACACCGCCGATGTGCAGCCGCCGCAGGACGCTTCCGATGTCCCCGACACGACGGACGTCTCCGACGACGTGCGCGTCGACGCCGAAGACGATGCCGGCTCGACTTGCACGGACTGTGTCTCGGGCTCCTACTGCGAGCCTTCCAGCGGTCAATGTGTCGATTGCCTGGAGAACGCCCACTGCGCACCCGAAGAAGTCTGCGACGGCAAC
It encodes:
- a CDS encoding tetratricopeptide repeat protein — encoded protein: MRFVTKRRTRMLAGVLTACSMLCALASPAMAQQEPPAEAQPEQEIVEPTEAQLSLNDDGVRAMIEGDYAGAIAQLERSIRLGEINVTYLNLGRAYQKLGRCAKAREALEKVKTAPAVQDPPPSEVRAVADQYLAELDETCTGDDAPAGGDTSKDPSSTIEPTRIDSSPNMLGWGTALSGVALIGGGVAMHFVAESERAPVVDSNGVVTDVTQREAADIEETADTYDTIGLAMGIGGAALAGVGTYLLLTDDAEGGSGDGTTVWIGSDNIGISWTHSF